The region GTCAAGATTTATTAGAACTTTTAATCGTTGCTTCAACATTGTTACTTCTCTCTTCTAACATCTGAAACATATCTACCGCAAATTCATCTGGAAATCTCAAGCAATATTCTCCATGTCCGGCATTAATGATTTTTCTAAATTTTACCTTATGCCATATTTTCTTTACATATTTTATATCTAAGGCACGATCTTTAATTTATTATTCTAAGCTTATACATTTCTTAATTACTTCCACCCATTCATTTGGTCTACATGCTAGCAGTTCTTCATGCTCAAGATCATGCTTAACAATATGAGGATTTTTAAAATGCTGCTTATATCTTTTTAAATACATTTCTCCCATTTTTGATGCATATAAACAATGTATATTAGTGCCATTAACATCTATTCCATCTTCCATTTTCGTTATAAGATCAGAATAAAACTGATTTTCTACACTTCGTTTTGTCACAAAATCCAGCTTTTGTCCTCCTACTCCTAGCATAATATGCATAAATTCTTTCATGTATTGTTCATTGGTATGCTTTTTCATATACCAAGAAATTAGCCTATTAATTTTTCCTTTATGAATAATATGATATACAATTGGTACAAATATTTTTGTTTGTATTTTTGCCTTCCATTTATCTTCTTGATCCAGATCAGAACTACCCAGAATTCCATGATTCATATGAATTTGTTTTCTTTGTATAAGTAACCCCACAAATGATCCACCAAGCGAACATCCATATGCAGCATGAACTTTTCCATTAAATTTTTCCTTTATATAATCTTCTATTTTTTCAGTTTCTGTAATCATATCACAAAATTCTGTTTGTTCAGTTTCATCAAAGCCATCATATGAGACGCATACCACATAAAATGACTTTGTCAACAAATCTAAAACGTGATCATAATTATTTTTCCAATGACAGCATGTCCCTGGAAGTAGAATAATAACCGGATTATTTATATTACCAAATTCATAAAATTTCATATTCTATTCCCCTTATCTATAAATTTATAAATTAATCTATATGCGTTATATATTGATACTGATAATCATATTCAATTGTATTTTAACATTTTCCAGTAAAATCTTCAAATCAATTTATGATAAGCATCACTTATACGCAAGCATTCCTTTAGGATCATCAGAAAGCATATACAAGGATACATCTTAATTTATTCCATAAGTTTTTTCCAAATAACTTACTTTTGAGTAAGATAGTATTATTTTTCATTTAATGTACATATAATTATTAATTTATAAAATATGATATAATATGGTTATATTATATGAGAGGAGACTTAATCATATATGAAAAATTATAAGGAATTATCTAAAAATGAATTTAACAGAGAAGCAAAAAAATTCGATCATGCAAAAAGTACAGACATTTATAAAATGTGCCAGGAAAGCTATGGCCCCTTGCTAGAAGAAATAAAGAAAGAAGAGTTTCATTCATTGCTTGATATAGGCTGTGGTACTGGTAATTCTATTGAGAAACTTTATAGAGAAAATTCAAAACGAAGCTATACGGGAATTGACCTTGCAGAAAATATGATACAAGTTGCCCGTAATAAAGAACTTAAAGGTGTGAACTTTCTGGTAGGAGATGCAGAAAATCTACCCTTTGAAAAAAACAAATTTGATGTAATTATCTGTAAGGAAAGCTTTCATCATTATCCAAAGGTAAATAACTTTTTTGAAAGTGCATATGGTGTTTTAAAACCAGGTGGACGTATGATTATTCTTGATATGACACTCCCTACACTAGGACGATGGATTGAAAATCATATTATTCTTAAATTAATGAATACCGGAGATGTTCATTTTTATGGACTCAAAGAAGTAGAGAAATTATACCAAAATGTAGGATTCAAAATTGAACGTCTCGAAAAAATTGGGAAAATGAGGTTTATTAGTACAGGAAGGAAAAATTAATCCAAACAATTATTTCGTTTTGTTATGTTAAAAAAATGCCCATCGCTTAATCACAATGAGCATCTTCCCTTATCTTTAATACTTTATCCCTTTCCAATACATAGGTGTGTAAACCTCAGCTATTTCAGGCAATTTAACATCCTTAAGTGCCCATTTCTTAAATTCTTCAAAGCCTGTACGATCAACAATGTATCCAATATGTTCTTTTCCACCTGGAGCACTGCGATCTATATAATGTTCTACATAATCATAAGTATTTAAAATAATTTTTATAATACTCTCTTCATCTGCCCATTTTATAAAATCTTCTCCCATACGTGGATTTTTCTTCCCTGTTCTTCCAAGGAGTGTAAGACGATAATACTTCTGTTCACTTCTTGCCCATGCACCCATAGGGCAATTTAAAACACACTCGCCGCAGCCAATGCACTTTTCATGATTTCTTTGGACTTTATAATTAACCTCTTTTAGTACTCCTACAGATTTCTTTTTGCACACTCTAATGCAGGCACCACAGTTAACACACATATCCTTTTCATATTCCGGTTTGGTCATTCCCATAATGCCAAAATCATGCAGTCTAACCTTTGCACAGTCATTTGGACATCCAGTTAATGCAATCTTAAAGTGCAAATCATTAGGGAATATAGCTTTCTCTATTTTCTGTGCAAAAGCTGTAGTATCATAACAAGCATATGGACACACACGATTTCCTACGCAAGCTGTAACATTTCTTGTTCCTGATGCACTGTAGCCTGTTCCTTTAACCTTCTGATTTATATTTAAGCCTTCAATAATTGGCTGCAAAAGTTCATTAACCTTAGGCATATCTTCAAACTTTATCCCTGGAATTTCAAAACCTTGACGTGTAGTAATATTTACTGTACCATTTCCATAAGTTTTTGATATATTTTCAATCATAGAAAGAAATTTAGCATCTAAATACCCTCCTGGAACACGTATCCTTGAAGCAGCAAAACCCCTTTTTTTAGTAACACGGAAAGCATTTTTCTTTAACTTCTTTGTGTTTATATCCATCCTTTTCCCCTCCTCACTTAATCTATTAATTTTTTACCCTTTGTAAAATTAAAAACAGGGCCATCAAGACAAACATACACATCATCAATTTTACAGTGACCGCATTTTCCAAGTCCACAGCACATTTTTCTCTCCTGGGAAATCCATATGTTTTCTTCTTTAAAACCTATATCTAAGAGTCCATTTGTACTAAACCTCATCATAGCTGGAGGTCCAACAACAATAGAAACTGCTTCACTTACATTTTTTAATTTTAATTCTGGAATGTATTTAGTAACAAGTCCCTCCGGATAGTTATTGTCCCCATCGACAGAGTCAACAGTTAATATAACATTTATATTCTTTTTCCATTCTTTAAAATCTTTTAAAAATAATATATCCTTGGGAGTCTTAAAACCTGTTATCAAAGTAACTCCTTTAGTTTCATCTATATGCTTAGAAAAGTAATCTACAACACCTCTAACTGGAGAAACACCAGTACCACCAGCTATTATTACAATTTCTTTACCTTTATAATTTTCTATATCAAAACCATTTCCATATGGTCCTCTTAAAAACAGCTTATCCCCTTTATAATGCTCAAAAACTTCATTTGTAACTTTTCCAACACGCCTTATGGTTAAATCCACAGTATCTTCACTTATGCCGCTTACTGAAATCGGAGCTTCTCCATATTTAGGTATAGAAACTTCAAAAAATTGTCCTGGCTTTACTTCTCCTTTATAGGACATCCTAAAAGTATACTCTATATTGGTATACTTAATTACCTCTTTAATTTCTGAAAGAAAAGGTACATACTCATTTTGATTCATTGTAATTTACCTCCTTAACTGCTCCTTCTAACTTGTTAATACAATTTGAAAAGGAAATATATTCAGGACAAATATCATCGCACCTTCCACAGCCTACACACATGTTATAGCCATTTCTCTTTTTGTAATCATAAACCTTATGCATTACTTTGAATCTCATTCTTTGTCCATTCTTTTTGCGATAGGAGCCTCCACCAGCAACATTTGTAAAACCATCCACCATACAAGATGCCCATACTCTTCTACGCTCTCCAACTTTTCCATTATCAGTATAAAATATATCCTGCATTGTAAAGCATGTACATGTTGGACAAACAAAATTACAGCGTCCACAGTTAATGCATCTGCTGTCATACTCATCCCACATTTTTGAATTGAATATTTTAGTTGAAAGCCCCTCAGGCACATTTACTCTTGTCTTAGTTTCCTTTACATAGGAAGGAATAACCTCAAGCTTTTCACACCCACTATTTATAAGGAACTTATTCCAATTTTCCTCACGACTATCTATGTAAAACTGTCTATCCTTTAGTTCTATGCTTGCATCGTAATTATCATTTTTATTTGTTCCCATATCAACGCAGAAACAGCTTTCAAAAGCACTTTCACACGGCATTAAAACAAATTTAACTTTTTCACGAAGACGTTTATAATAATAATCTTCAAAACCATTTTTTAAATACATTTCATCTAAGCGCTTTACAGCATGGAGATCGCAGCTTCTAAGAAAAATAATTGCTCCTTTTTTCGGCATATCTGCTTCCTTTATATTTTCTTCAGTAAAAAAGAACAAAGTTTGTGAAATAGGAAGTAAAACTTCTTTAAAAGAATAATGTGATTTGCAATCGAATACGATTTCTTCTGCTTCAGTGACCTCTCCATAACGAATCCTATCTGTATCAGAAAAAGCCCCCTTACCCTTAAATAACTTTGGTGCATATATCAAATACTTTTTCTTCCATTCCTTAAGCAAATCATTTAAATTTTCAGTTGTTAAACGATAACCCATAAACTTGCCTCCTTTTTTATTTCTTGTTAAAAATATAACAAAAAACAAAAAAAATTGCCGTGATTTTTATCACGGTTGCTTAAAATATTTTCTAAGTTCTTCACGTTCTGTAATAATAAACTCATTTCTTTTTACAATAACTAAATTTTTTTCTGTCAGCAATTTTAACTGCCTAGATACAGTTTCTCTTTTTGAGCCAAGCATATCCGCTAAATAAGTAATACTTAGCTCCATATCAATTTGAATTCCATCCTTACAAGGTACTCCGTAATCACCCGACAGCTTCCAAAGTTTAGCCGCTATCTTTTTGTCACCCCTTATTGAATTAGATGTATTTTTTAATTGTCGGTATAGTCTTCTTACTTTAATAGCTGTAGAATCCATAATCGCTTTTGTCAGCTCAAAATCTTCTTTCATAATATCTATTAATTTATTCTGAGGAAAATACAGTATAAGTGCCTCCTCCAATATTTCACAACTTACAGAAGAATTCATATGCTCAAATGTAACTTCATTAAGCATTTTGCCCTTTCCAAACACGAATATAACCTTTTTTTCTCCCATGCTGTTAATTTTATATAAAGCAGCCAAGCCACTGATTAAAATATAAATATGTGGTACATATTCCTTATCCCTAAAAAGCTGCTCACCTTTTGCTATCCTTTTTATTTTTCCACAAGTTTTTAAAGCGTCAAAAGAACCTTCATTTACATTTTGAAGTACTTCTACAGCTTTAAAAGCCTCCTCTAAACCTATCATATATATCCCCCTTTGAATCCCATTTTCTTATTTACAATTTACCATGTTATATAAAAAATAGAAAGTCCATATGTTACGTAATTTAGACTTTTTATAATAAATTATATTTATTGAGATGCTATTTACTAATGCCACTAATTATCCGATAAATAACTAGAAATAGTAAACAAGGAGGTATTTTTAACATGGATGTTACAAGAATACAGAACACAAGCGTACAAAATTATCATAGTGAAACAAGCACAAAGAAAACAAACGATAAGACCAATACTGAAGACGTTGAAACTAAATACTCAGGGGCAGATACCTTTGTCAAATCTACAGAGGATAATTCAGAGCCTTCAACTTACGAACCTGTAAAAAAGAAGCTTTCAGCAAAGGAAGTTCAGGAACTAAAGGATGCTGAGAATAATTCTAAAGCAGATTTTATAGAAAAATTTATAAAGGATACTATATATACTCAAAATACACTACTCGGAAGATCAACTGAAAATGCACAGCCTGAAATATCAAAAACAACCTCAGACCTACTTACTAAGATATTTGGCTCTTTAGAAAAGGCATATCCTCCTATAGAAACAACACCAGAAGATGCAAAAAAAGCAATATCAAAAGGCGGTGCTTATTCTGTAGAAGCAGTATCAGATCGTATTATGACTATGGCAAAAGCTTTAGCTGGAGATGATAAGGAAAAGCTTCAACAAATGAGAGATGCCGTAGAAAAAGGCTTTGCTCAAGCAGGCGTGGATTTTAAAAGAGCAACGACTAGTGATCTTCCTCAAATTTGCAATGATACACATACTGAAATTATGAAGAGATTTGATGAATTGCAGGGAAAGGACACCAAAGTTAACTCCAAGGACAAGAATAAGTAAAATATTATAGCAGCTTGTATGGTTTTCATTTTACAATACAAAGCTGCTATTATATATTAAGTTCAAATCTTAGTCATGAAGATTTATACGAATCACAAGTTCTTATCAATAAAATTATATTACATCATTTAACGTCATCATG is a window of Clostridium pasteurianum DNA encoding:
- a CDS encoding alpha/beta fold hydrolase; the encoded protein is MKFYEFGNINNPVIILLPGTCCHWKNNYDHVLDLLTKSFYVVCVSYDGFDETEQTEFCDMITETEKIEDYIKEKFNGKVHAAYGCSLGGSFVGLLIQRKQIHMNHGILGSSDLDQEDKWKAKIQTKIFVPIVYHIIHKGKINRLISWYMKKHTNEQYMKEFMHIMLGVGGQKLDFVTKRSVENQFYSDLITKMEDGIDVNGTNIHCLYASKMGEMYLKRYKQHFKNPHIVKHDLEHEELLACRPNEWVEVIKKCISLE
- a CDS encoding class I SAM-dependent methyltransferase, producing MKNYKELSKNEFNREAKKFDHAKSTDIYKMCQESYGPLLEEIKKEEFHSLLDIGCGTGNSIEKLYRENSKRSYTGIDLAENMIQVARNKELKGVNFLVGDAENLPFEKNKFDVIICKESFHHYPKVNNFFESAYGVLKPGGRMIILDMTLPTLGRWIENHIILKLMNTGDVHFYGLKEVEKLYQNVGFKIERLEKIGKMRFISTGRKN
- the asrC gene encoding sulfite reductase subunit C produces the protein MDINTKKLKKNAFRVTKKRGFAASRIRVPGGYLDAKFLSMIENISKTYGNGTVNITTRQGFEIPGIKFEDMPKVNELLQPIIEGLNINQKVKGTGYSASGTRNVTACVGNRVCPYACYDTTAFAQKIEKAIFPNDLHFKIALTGCPNDCAKVRLHDFGIMGMTKPEYEKDMCVNCGACIRVCKKKSVGVLKEVNYKVQRNHEKCIGCGECVLNCPMGAWARSEQKYYRLTLLGRTGKKNPRMGEDFIKWADEESIIKIILNTYDYVEHYIDRSAPGGKEHIGYIVDRTGFEEFKKWALKDVKLPEIAEVYTPMYWKGIKY
- the asrB gene encoding anaerobic sulfite reductase subunit AsrB, whose amino-acid sequence is MNQNEYVPFLSEIKEVIKYTNIEYTFRMSYKGEVKPGQFFEVSIPKYGEAPISVSGISEDTVDLTIRRVGKVTNEVFEHYKGDKLFLRGPYGNGFDIENYKGKEIVIIAGGTGVSPVRGVVDYFSKHIDETKGVTLITGFKTPKDILFLKDFKEWKKNINVILTVDSVDGDNNYPEGLVTKYIPELKLKNVSEAVSIVVGPPAMMRFSTNGLLDIGFKEENIWISQERKMCCGLGKCGHCKIDDVYVCLDGPVFNFTKGKKLID
- the asrA gene encoding anaerobic sulfite reductase subunit AsrA → MGYRLTTENLNDLLKEWKKKYLIYAPKLFKGKGAFSDTDRIRYGEVTEAEEIVFDCKSHYSFKEVLLPISQTLFFFTEENIKEADMPKKGAIIFLRSCDLHAVKRLDEMYLKNGFEDYYYKRLREKVKFVLMPCESAFESCFCVDMGTNKNDNYDASIELKDRQFYIDSREENWNKFLINSGCEKLEVIPSYVKETKTRVNVPEGLSTKIFNSKMWDEYDSRCINCGRCNFVCPTCTCFTMQDIFYTDNGKVGERRRVWASCMVDGFTNVAGGGSYRKKNGQRMRFKVMHKVYDYKKRNGYNMCVGCGRCDDICPEYISFSNCINKLEGAVKEVNYNESK
- a CDS encoding Crp/Fnr family transcriptional regulator; translation: MIGLEEAFKAVEVLQNVNEGSFDALKTCGKIKRIAKGEQLFRDKEYVPHIYILISGLAALYKINSMGEKKVIFVFGKGKMLNEVTFEHMNSSVSCEILEEALILYFPQNKLIDIMKEDFELTKAIMDSTAIKVRRLYRQLKNTSNSIRGDKKIAAKLWKLSGDYGVPCKDGIQIDMELSITYLADMLGSKRETVSRQLKLLTEKNLVIVKRNEFIITEREELRKYFKQP